The following coding sequences are from one Papaver somniferum cultivar HN1 unplaced genomic scaffold, ASM357369v1 unplaced-scaffold_8, whole genome shotgun sequence window:
- the LOC113344807 gene encoding uncharacterized F-box/LRR-repeat protein C02F5.7-like, giving the protein MVMSKRILNEKFLIQWFGKANNDDRPCKIRRIFREDPYLSAYQLTEDRNSFGLTCRQWLHIQNNNREHLWFLYPKNKCAATTKPSIHPESFHVVFCKLLQCNRYWLSRVCTNSKKSYSRRVQTLSLLPLDELPNAGEGSTDTEAVLKISEGCPLLKKLMLPNCEDVELEGWEAISWNCKNLEHLTVSGCQNLSIGSLLVDNMKHGHFKTGDVSVSDALALAQKQQVSSHGEQPAGKSLTTIEQPAAAVERIKESEEKLAAVGESELEQLSADTTLTNLEAKGCRFIPEGFRAIVSCGGLKCLRFSTINTEAVRILSKGCPLLKNLNLSNCEDMGLQGSEAIGRNYKNLEHSGAESYVISGCKLWATGVTSFPNFL; this is encoded by the exons ATGGTGATGTCAAAGAGAATTCTTAATGAGAAGTTTCTTATCCAGTGGTTTGGTAAGGCAAACAATGATGACCGTCCTTGTAAAATCCGTAGAATCTTTAGAGAAGATCCGTATTTAAGTGCATACCAACTAACTGAAGATCGTAATTCTTTCGGATTAACTTGTCGTCAGTGGCTGCATATTCAGAACAACAATCGTGAACACTTATGGTTTCTATATCCGAAAAACAAGTGTGCTGCTACAACTAAGCCATCAATTCATCCTGAAAGCTTTCATGTTGTGTTTTGTAAATTGCTG CAATGTAACAGGTACTGGCTTTCTAGGGTGTGCACAAACTCTAAGAAATCTTACAGCAGGCGGGTGCAAACTCTAAGTCTTTTACCACTCGATGAATTGCCCAATGCTGGAGAAGGATCTACTGACACGGAAGCAGTTCTGAAGATTTCGGAAGGTTGCCCTTTATTAAAGAAGCTCATGCTACCAAATTGTGAGGACGTAGAGTTAGAAGGATGGGAAGCTATTAGTTGGAATTGCAAGAATTTGGAACATCTTACAGTGAGCGGGTGCCAAAATCTAT CTATTGGTAGTCTGCTTGTCGATAATATGAAGCACGGACACTTCAAAACCGGTGACGTATCCGTGTCGGACGCG CTCGCTCTCGCTCAAAAGCAGCAAGTTTCCTCTCACGGAGAGCAGCCTGCAGGAAAATCACTCACGACTATAGAGCAGCCTGCAGCTGCTGTCGAAAGGATCAAAGAATCAGAGGAGAAACTTGCTGCTGTTGGCGAAAGCGAGTTGGAACAATTGAGTGCTGACACA ACCTTAACCAATCTTGAAGCAAAAGGATGCAGATTTATACCAGAGGGGTTTCGCGCAATTGTTAGTTGTGGTGGGCTTAAATGTCTACGTTTCTCAAcaattaatactgaagcagttAGGATACTTTCGAAAGGTTGTCCTTTACTAAAGAACCTTAATTTGTCAAATTGTGAGGATATGGGGCTACAAGGGTCGGAAGCTATTGGCAGGAATTACAAGAACTTGGAACACTCAGGTGCAGAAAGTTATGTGATCTCGGGTTGCAAGCTTTGGGCAACGGGTGTGACAAGCTTTCCGAATTTTTTGTAG
- the LOC113344808 gene encoding uncharacterized protein LOC113344808 has protein sequence MPRICSDHSPLLGFDFDSPRPKRAPFRIQKMWFSHPSFLDFVKDNWSVRLDGAPPFVFTSKLKRLKDALKIWNRMVADARKAVDDVRSELATMLKHKSRTNWLEDGDQNTRFFHNSIRMRRSQNTISELKVSTNSTLFLQDEIKDYIVDHYRAKFNGGAVNIDPSLFDYEHESISAVESVFMDAIPSLEEVKEAVFDLGADSAPGPDGFTCSFFRICWNIISIDLFNAIANCWAMKKIPNGINSSFIVLIPKNNKSDAIKDYRPIGLSNFFFKIITKIMATRLGTVLNKLISEEQVAFMKGRNIHENIALASELINEISVERKHDVLSRNLSKLFAARSMHHMVSKKGVAPTHLLFADDILIFCKGNLHSLQNLKEMLGMYQRASGQYVSYAKSKFYFGGDRHSRAVAIANFMGMESALFPDKLVLIKSVISSYLLHSMAVYKWPCTAIKTVERAIRNFLWSGDAEKRKYYTVLYEDLCRSRRKGGLGLKKLNDVNRAMLMKLWVSIRDSNKTWARFLKAKYFKSAKAAIRGPVEVSPAAALFSRSVVHPTLSVQEDCEDVSYITWHCKLAKRIWNWAAAIFKLQPNEDLVASYKVAKGRSRMIKDLWLVANLAIVTELWKLRNKAYFENMRVRWLEFKGRVHQHRSCDHSDPIEVTWSPPNPGELMICCDGASLDNPGQAGSGVVFRDSNSAVLGVLCVGLGWQTNFYAELESGPHSSNALCYHPFRPVDAY, from the exons ATGCCTAGGATCTGCTCGGATCATTCCCCtcttttgggttttgattttgatagTCCAAGGCCGAAGAGggctccttttagaattcagaagatgtggttttctcatccttCCTTTTTGGATTTCGTTAAAGACAATTGGAGTGTTAGGTTGGATGGTGCTCCTCCTTTTGTTTTTACCTCTAAGTTGAAGAGATTGAAGGAtgctttgaagatttggaatagaatg GTTGCTGATGCCAGGAAAGCTGTTGATGATGTGCGTTCTGAGCTGGCCACTATGCTCAAACACAAATCGAGAACTAATTGGTTGGAAGATGGTGATCAAAACACTCGTTTTTTTCACAATTCCATTCGAATGAGGAGGAGCCAAAACACAATTTCCGAACTGAAGgtttctactaactctactttgtttttgcaggatgaaataaaagattatATTGTTGATCACTATCGTGCAAAGTTCAATGGTGGAGCTGTTAATATCGATCCGAGCTTGTTTGATTATGAGCATGAGAGCATCTCAGCTGTTGAGAGTGTTTTTATGGATGCTATTCCATCCTTGGAGGAAGTTAAAGAAGCGGTTTTTGATCTGGGAGCGGATTCTGcacctggccctgatggatttacaTGTTCTTTCTTTCGAATCTGTTGGAACATTATCTCTATagatctttttaatgctattgctAACTGTTGGGCAATGAAGAaaattcctaatggcattaactctagttttattgttctaatcccaaaAAATAATAAGTCTGATGCTATTAAGGATTATAGGCCAATCggtttaagcaacttcttcttcaaaatcattacaaagattatggcGACCAGGCTTGGCACGGTGTTGAATAAGTTGATTTCTGAAGAACAAGTGGCGTTCATGAAAGgaagaaatattcatgagaacaTAGCCTTGGCCtcggaactgatcaatgagattagtgtTGAAAGGAAGCATG atgttttgagccgCAATCTATCAAAGTTGTTTGCTGCTAGAAGTATGCATCACATGGTGAGTAAGAAAGGCGTGGCTCCAACTCActtactctttgcggatgatattcttattttctgtaaaggcAATCTTCATAGTCTGCAGaatttgaaggagatgcttggcatGTATCAACGTGCTTCCGGGCAATATGTTAGTTATGCCAAAAGCAAATTCTATTTTGGGGGTGATAGACATTCTCGTGCTGTTGCTATTGCGAACTTCATGGGCATGGAGAGCGCGCTATTCCCGGATAa GTTAGTTTTGATCAAATCAGTTATCTCTAGTTATTTGCTTCATTCCATGGCTGTGTATAAATGGCCTTGCACGGCCATCAAGACGGTGGAGAGGGCCATCCGCAATTTTTTGTGGTCTGGTGATGCTGAGAAGCGCAAATATTACACGGTCCTTTATGAAGATTTATGTCGTTCTAGGCGTAAAGGTGGGCTTGGGCTAAAGAAGCTGaatgatgttaatagggccatgcttatgaagttgtgggtttcgatTCGTGACTCTAATAAGACTTGGGCAAGATTCTTGAAGGCAAAATATTTCAAG TCGGCCAAGGCTGCCATACGTGGGCCTGTTGAAGTGTCACCAGCTGCAGCTCTTTTCTCTAGAAGTGTTGTGCATCCTACTTTGAGTGTTCA GGAAGATTGCGAAGATGTTAGCTATATCACTTGGCATTGCAAACTGGCAAAGAGGATTTGGAATTGGGCAGCTGCTATTTTTAAGCTTCAACCAAACGAGGATCTCGTGGCATCTTACAAGGTGGCAAAGGGTCGGAGTAGAATGATAAAAGACCTTTGGCTTGTTGCTAATCTGGCAATAGTCACGGAGCTGTGGAAGTTACGTAACAAagcttattttgagaacatgcGGGTTCGTTGGCTGGAATTTAAAGGTagagttcatcag CATAGATCTTGCGATCACTCTGATCCAATTGAGGTAACTTGGTCGCCACCAAATCCTGGTGaacttatgatctgttgtgatggtgcgtcACTTGACAACCCGGGGCAAGCTGGTTCTGGTGTTGTTTTCCGTGATTCCAATTCGGCAGTCTTGGGAGTTTTATGCGTTGGCCTGGGTTGGCAGActaacttctatgctgaa CTAGAATCGGGCCCTCACAGTTCAAATGCCTTGTGTTATCATCCTTTTCGTCCAGTAGATGCTTATTAG